The Populus trichocarpa isolate Nisqually-1 chromosome 11, P.trichocarpa_v4.1, whole genome shotgun sequence genome has a segment encoding these proteins:
- the LOC7495282 gene encoding E3 ubiquitin-protein ligase CSU1 yields the protein MPQRHSKNNNDLAFFTYDEKRKLGYGTQKERLGKDSIKPFDACCLCLKPFIDPMSCQKGHVFCKECILECLLAQKKDIQRKLASHELQKKQEKEEEAEKLMSQKARELDAFDQQNHGAVPQYSDRNHSQDKNGFHGANSVKVTSYEEEALRTMKAFWLPSATPVAPVKVDAPSTSTVCPEGKEKLKLKSLFPVYFTEDTSEKKSSSSLDKTFICPSCKVTLTNTLSLVALSSCGHVFCKKCADKFMAVDKVCLACGKGCKERNLVNLEKGGTGFAGHDDHLVATDFKHLGSGSGLGLVRPATKT from the exons ATGCCGCAAAGACACTCAAAAAACAACAACGATTTAGCTTTTTTCACGTACGATGAGAAGAGAAAGTTAGGGTATGGGACACAAAAGGAGAGGCTTGGAAAGGATTCGATCAAGCCATTTGATGCTTGTTGTCTCTGCTTGAAACCATTTATAGATCCAATGTCTTGTCAAAAAGGTCATGTCTTTTGTAAAGAGTGCATCTTAGAATGCCTCTTAGCCCAAAAGAAAGACATTCAAAG GAAGCTAGCTTCCCATGAATTGCAGAAGAAACaggaaaaggaggaggaagCAGAGAAATTGATGTCGCAGAAGGCCAGAGAGCTTGATGCATTTGATCAGCAAAATCATGGTGCAGTTCCACAGTACAGCGATAGAAACCACAGCCAAGACAAGAACGGTTTCCATGGGGCAAACAGTGTGAAGGTCACTTCGTATGAAGAGGAAGCTCTCCGGACGATGAAAGCATTTTGGCTGCCCTCAGCCACGCCAGTCGCTCCGGTTAAAGTGGATGCCCCTTCCACAAGCACTGTCTGCCCAGAAGGCAAGGAAAAGCTCAAGCTGAAGAGCCTGTTCCCAGTCTACTTCACAGAAGACACCAGTGAAAAGAAATCATCCAGTTCTCTTGATAAGACCTTCATTTGTCCTAGCTGCAAGGTTACTCTCACCAATACACTCTCACTGGTGGCATTAAGTTCTTGTGGTCATGTCTTCTGCAAGAAGTGCGCTGACAAATTTATGGCTGTTGATAAGGTTTGTCTGGCTTGCGGTAAGGGTTGTAAAGAGCGCAATTTGGTGAACTTGGAAAAAGGTGGAACAGGGTTTGCTGGCCACGATGATCACCTTGTGGCAACAGACTTCAAGCATTTGGGTAGTGGTTCAGGATTGGGACTTGTGAGACCAGCCACGAAAACTTAA
- the LOC112326017 gene encoding uncharacterized protein LOC112326017, translating into MGDLEKQVVVNGGKEEAEEEEKLLMEGMSVLDFDMLCSTVAMQTQGKYWAKLESNEEEDDDLNRYNNGGGGGGFRMWEGEVLDCFDDRRIAIESLCCPCYRFGKNMRRAGFGSCFLQGIAYYILGLGALLNFIAFIVTKRSRFLYLSIVFTFSLGIYLGFFRTQMRKKFNIRGSDSSLDDCIYHLICPCCTLSQESRTLEMNNVQDGTWHGRGDTICVGSYSEGNKVFLELHPPPAVTTSSPDVCSMQKNTNVSDQPST; encoded by the exons ATGGGGGATTTGGAAAAGCAAGTGGTGGTGAATGGAGGGAAGGAGGAGGCAGAGGAAGAGGAGAAGCTGTTAATGGAAGGGATGAGTGTTTTGGATTTTGATATGTTGTGTTCTACCGTGGCTATGCAAACACAAGGCAAATATTGGGCCAAACTTGAAAGcaatgaagaagaagacgatGATTTGAATCGTTACAAtaatggaggtggtggtggtggtttcaGGATGTGGGAAGGTGAAGTTCTTGATTGCTTTGATGACCGCCGCATTGCCATCGAATCTCTTTG CTGTCCATGCTATAGATTTGGAAAGAACATGAGACGAGCTGGTTTTGGTTCTTGTTTTCTTCAG GGAATTGCATATTACATTCTTGGTCTTGGCGCCCTGCTCAACTTCATTGCCTTTATTGTGACGAAGCGAAGCCGCTTTCTGTACTTGTCAATTGTTTTTACCTTCTCATTAGGAATATATTTGGGTTTCTTCCGCACACAGatgagaaagaaatttaatatcagG GGTAGTGATAGTTCCTTGGATGATTGCATCTACCATCTGATCTGCCCATGCTGCACATTATCCCAG GAATCCAGGACATTGGAGATGAACAATGTCCAAGATGGTACCTGGCATGGCCGGGGAGACACTATATGTGTGGGTAGTTATAGTGAAGGAAACAAAGTGTTCCTGGAGCTGCACCCACCTCCCGCTGTCACAACCAGCTCCCCTGATGTTTGCAGCATGCAAAAAAATACCAATGTCAGTGACCAACCTTCGACTTGA
- the LOC7495280 gene encoding transcription repressor MYB4 isoform X2 — protein sequence MMKCSASHKHDQGLLRSGKSCRFRWMNYLRPDIKRGNFSKEEVQTIIKLHEMLGNRWSAIAEKLPGRTDNDIKNFWNTHWRKSFNNNISNTAVQAPKLEGTQTSEEESKQRKSSNIIDVSFPTAPKILNLEDQYSSKGTLHMLPIRSTDNISSSSSSHVNGINENKRVEDNVGSLESIGELSSLDQPSSMEAQMGKVEDYGEAYTDQMWVQELLDYPNASHNFDAGQEFWMNCLMQTQLHGD from the exons ATGATGAAATGCAGCGCCTCGCACAAACATGATCAAG GTTTGTTAAGGTCAGGGAAGAGTTGCAGGTTTCGTTGGATGAACTATCTAAGGCCGGATATTAAGCGTGGAAACTTCAGCAAGGAAGAAGTGCAGACCATAATCAAGCTGCATGAAATGTTAGGAAATAG aTGGTCTGCAATTGCAGAAAAGTTGCCCGGAAGAACCGATAATGACATCAAAAATTTCTGGAACACCCACTGGAGGAAGAGCTTCAACAACAATATTAGTAATACTGCAGTGCAAGCACCTAAACTTGAGGGAACACAGACATCCGAAGAAGAATCCAAGCAAAGGAAATCATCGAACATCATCGATGTTTCATTTCCCACTGCtccaaaaatattgaatttagaAGATCAGTACTCCTCCAAGGGGACGCTCCACATGTTACCAATTCGGTCTACTGATAATATCTCATCATCAAGTTCCAGTCATGTGAATGGCATCAATGAAAACAAGCGCGTGGAGGACAATGTTGGATCACTCGAATCAATTGGAGAACTAAGTTCGTTGGATCAGCCATCTTCCATGGAAGCGCAAATGGGCAAGGTGGAGGATTATGGAGAAGCATACACAGATCAAATGTGGGTCCAAGAATTGTTGGACTATCCAAATGCTTCCCATAATTTTGATGCTGGCCAAGAGTTTTGGATGAATTGTTTGATGCAAACACAATTGCATGGAGACTAA
- the LOC7495280 gene encoding transcription factor MYB14 isoform X1 — MMSISQKYQNLCLKRGAWDPDEDQILRAYIMRYGTRNWNEMPKAAGLLRSGKSCRFRWMNYLRPDIKRGNFSKEEVQTIIKLHEMLGNRWSAIAEKLPGRTDNDIKNFWNTHWRKSFNNNISNTAVQAPKLEGTQTSEEESKQRKSSNIIDVSFPTAPKILNLEDQYSSKGTLHMLPIRSTDNISSSSSSHVNGINENKRVEDNVGSLESIGELSSLDQPSSMEAQMGKVEDYGEAYTDQMWVQELLDYPNASHNFDAGQEFWMNCLMQTQLHGD, encoded by the exons ATGATGAGTATTTCACAGAAGTATCAGAATTTGTGCTTGAAAAGAGGGGCATGGGATCCTGATGAAGATCAAATATTGAGAGCTTATATTATGAGATATGGCACTCGGAATTGGAATGAGATGCCGAAAGCTGCtg GTTTGTTAAGGTCAGGGAAGAGTTGCAGGTTTCGTTGGATGAACTATCTAAGGCCGGATATTAAGCGTGGAAACTTCAGCAAGGAAGAAGTGCAGACCATAATCAAGCTGCATGAAATGTTAGGAAATAG aTGGTCTGCAATTGCAGAAAAGTTGCCCGGAAGAACCGATAATGACATCAAAAATTTCTGGAACACCCACTGGAGGAAGAGCTTCAACAACAATATTAGTAATACTGCAGTGCAAGCACCTAAACTTGAGGGAACACAGACATCCGAAGAAGAATCCAAGCAAAGGAAATCATCGAACATCATCGATGTTTCATTTCCCACTGCtccaaaaatattgaatttagaAGATCAGTACTCCTCCAAGGGGACGCTCCACATGTTACCAATTCGGTCTACTGATAATATCTCATCATCAAGTTCCAGTCATGTGAATGGCATCAATGAAAACAAGCGCGTGGAGGACAATGTTGGATCACTCGAATCAATTGGAGAACTAAGTTCGTTGGATCAGCCATCTTCCATGGAAGCGCAAATGGGCAAGGTGGAGGATTATGGAGAAGCATACACAGATCAAATGTGGGTCCAAGAATTGTTGGACTATCCAAATGCTTCCCATAATTTTGATGCTGGCCAAGAGTTTTGGATGAATTGTTTGATGCAAACACAATTGCATGGAGACTAA
- the LOC7495279 gene encoding myb-related protein 308 produces the protein MTGAAVWCFKVEDLKSRNRFSRPETMRSISQKYQNLFLKRGTWDPDEDQKLRAYIKRHSIWNWNEMPRAAGLLRSGKSCRLRWMNYLRPDIKRGSFSKEEVQTIIKLQEMLGNRWSTIAAKLPGRTDNDIKNFWNTHVRNRFNNNISNTTVQAPKLQEIQTSEEEFKQRKSSAIDVSLPTAPKILNSEEYSSKGTLPMLPILCSDNFSSSSSSPVNDINENMRMEENDGSFESFAELSLLDQPLSMEAQKCNAEDYGEAYTDEMWVQELLNYPNASHNFDVGQEFWMNCLMQAQLHGN, from the exons ATGACTGGGGCTGCTGTGTGGTGTTTTAAGGTAGAGGACTTGAAGTCTAGAAATAGATTCTCACGGCCGGAGACGATGAGGAGTATTTCGCAGAAGTAtcagaatttgtttttgaaaagaggGACATGGGATCCTGATGAAGATCAAAAGTTGAGAGCTTATATTAAGAGACATAGCATTTGGAATTGGAATGAGATGCCGAGAGCTGCTG GTTTGTTAAGGTCAGGGAAGAGTTGCAGGCTTCGTTGGATGAACTATCTAAGGCCAGATATTAAGCGTGGAAGCTTCAGCAAGGAAGAGGTGCAAACTATAATCAAGCTGCAAGAAATGTTAGGAAATAG ATGGTCTACAATTGCAGCAAAGTTGCCTGGAAGAACCGataatgatatcaaaaatttcTGGAACACCCACGTGAGGAACCGCTTCAACAACAATATTAGTAATACTACAGTGCAAGCACCTAAACTTCAAGAAATACAGACATCCGAAGAAGAATTCAAGCAAAGGAAATCATCTGCCATTGATGTTTCACTTCCCACTGCTCCAAAAATATTGAATTCAGAAGAGTACTCCTCCAAGGGGACGCTCCCCATGTTACCAATTCTGTGTTCTGATAATTTCTCATCTTCCAGTTCCAGTCCTGTGAATGACATCAATGAAAACATGCGCATGGAGGAGAATGATGGATCATTTGAATCATTTGCAGAACTAAGTTTGTTGGATCAGCCACTTTCTATGGAAGCTCAAAAGTGCAACGCGGAGGATTATGGAGAAGCATATACAGATGAAATGTGGGTACAAGAATTGTTGAACTATCCAAATGCTTCCCACAATTTTGATGTTGGCCAAGAGTTTTGGATGAATTGCTTGATGCAAGCACAACTGCATGGAAATTAA
- the LOC7495278 gene encoding transcription factor MYB14: MRSISQKYQNFCLKRGTWSADEDQMLRAYIKRYGIWNWNEMPKAAGLSRSGKSCRLRWMNYLRPGIKRGNLSKEEVQTIIKLHEMLGNRWSTIAAKLPGRTDNEIKNFWNTYLRNRFNNNISNTAVQAPKLQGTSPVNDINENQHMEENVGSLESFGEPSFWDQPFSMEAQMCKVEDYGETYTDEMWVQELLSYPNASHNFECKQRNSSDIDVSLPTSPNILNSDEYSSNGTLPMSPIISTDNFSSSSSNPVNDFNENQHMVEIGSLESFGELSLWDHPFSMEAQLCKVEDYGETYTDQMWVQELLYY, from the exons ATGAGAAGTATTTCACAGAAGTATCAGAATTTTTGTTTGAAGAGAGGGACATGGAGTGCTGATGAAGACCAAATGTTGAGAGCTTATATTAAGAGATATGGCATATGGAATTGGAATGAGATGCCGAAAGCTGCTG GTTTGTCAAGGTCAGGGAAGAGTTGCAGGCTTCGTTGGATGAACTATTTAAGGCCGGGTATTAAGCGTGGAAATTTGAGCAAGGAAGAAGTGCAAACCATAATCAAGCTGCATGAAATGTTAGGAAACAG ATGGTCTACAATTGCAGCAAAGTTGCCTGGAAGAACGgataatgagataaaaaatttcTGGAACACCTACTTGAGGAACCGCTTCAACAACAATATTAGTAATACTGCAGTGCAAGCACCTAAACTGCAAGGAACCAGTCCTGTGAATGACATCAATGAAAACCAGCACATGGAGGAGAATGTTGGATCACTTGAATCCTTTGGAGAGCCAAGTTTCTGGGATCAGCCATTTTCAATGGAAGCTCAAATGTGCAAGGTGGAGGATTATGGTGAAACATACACAGATGAGATGTGGGTCCAAGAATTGTTGTCCTATCCAAATGCCTCCCACAATTTTGAATGCAAGCAAAGGAACTCATCTGACATTGATGTTTCACTTCCCACAAGTCCAAATATATTGAATTCAGATGAGTACTCCTCCAACGGTACACTCCCGATGTCACCAATTATATCTACAGATAATTTCTCATCATCAAGTTCCAATCCTGTGAATGACTTCAATGAAAACCAGCACATGGTGGAGATTGGATCACTTGAATCGTTTGGAGAACTAAGTTTGTGGGATCATCCGTTTTCAATGGAAGCTCAACTGTGCAAGGTGGAGGATTATGGAGAAACATACACAGATCAGATGTGGGTCCAAGAATTGCTGTACTACTAA